A region of Thermoplasmataceae archaeon DNA encodes the following proteins:
- a CDS encoding UbiD family decarboxylase, whose product EDVIIGKAVERMFLPVIKMLVPDIVDLNTMEEAVFHNMVIVSIRKRYPGQAKKVMFALWGTGQLMFSKIIVVVDNDIDVHDRKQVIWAMTTRIDPDRDVIIIPGTVTDSLDHPSPLFNYGSKMGIDATRKDMSEGYNRVWPDTLEMNNEIDSIVKEKMKKYAIG is encoded by the coding sequence GAGGATGTCATAATAGGGAAGGCTGTTGAACGTATGTTCCTCCCGGTCATTAAGATGCTTGTGCCGGATATTGTTGACCTTAACACCATGGAGGAAGCCGTATTCCACAATATGGTCATCGTTTCCATCAGGAAGAGATATCCGGGTCAGGCAAAGAAAGTGATGTTTGCTCTGTGGGGAACTGGCCAGCTTATGTTTTCCAAGATCATAGTGGTTGTGGACAACGATATTGACGTGCATGACAGGAAGCAGGTTATCTGGGCCATGACAACCAGGATAGACCCGGATAGAGACGTCATCATAATACCGGGTACTGTGACCGACAGCCTGGATCACCCGTCTCCTCTTTTTAATTACGGGTCAAAGATGGGAATAGATGCCACCAGAAAGGACATGTCTGAGGGGTATAACAGAGTGTGGCCGGATACCCTTGAGATGAACAACGAAATAGATTCCATAGTTAAGGAAAAAATGAAGAAATATGCCATCGGGTAA
- a CDS encoding UbiD family decarboxylase, with protein sequence MSFEDLRDFIQYSIKNNSLIRVEDEVNPDLELTHMLSEEERVGMGRTMLFTNVKGSEVPAVGNIFSTQEKINAILGSTPLEIGTGLTDLVRIPDDTESMLSRGMEMYRQLGGAKPKVHQSFGSEHTVLDKVDLTRYPICRTWPQDASPFITLPVVITKNRETGQRNVGMYRMQVYDSETTGMHWHIHKGGAGHFSESRRAKEPMDVAVVLGTDPLTIFSAVAPLPDGIDEFSFQGIISKKRLDLVKGMTVDLEYPRNAEIVLEGYVDPSETRVEGPFGDHTGYYSLEEEFPVFHIRKIIERKNAVYPTTIVGKLWHEDVIIGKAVERMFLPVIKMLVPDIVDLNTMEEAVFHNMVIVSI encoded by the coding sequence ATGTCATTCGAGGATCTTCGGGATTTCATCCAGTATTCAATAAAGAACAACTCCCTCATCAGGGTCGAGGACGAAGTAAACCCTGATCTTGAGCTCACCCATATGCTCAGCGAAGAAGAGCGCGTTGGCATGGGGCGTACCATGCTTTTTACCAATGTAAAAGGATCAGAGGTACCTGCCGTTGGAAATATCTTTTCCACACAGGAGAAGATCAATGCCATTCTGGGTTCTACCCCCTTGGAGATAGGGACAGGTCTTACGGATCTGGTCCGGATACCTGACGACACAGAGTCAATGTTATCAAGGGGAATGGAGATGTACCGTCAACTTGGCGGTGCGAAGCCAAAGGTGCACCAGTCATTTGGGTCCGAACACACTGTTCTGGACAAAGTTGATCTTACAAGATACCCCATATGCAGAACCTGGCCACAGGATGCTTCGCCATTCATAACACTCCCTGTTGTGATTACCAAGAACCGGGAAACCGGACAGCGAAACGTTGGCATGTACAGGATGCAGGTCTACGATTCGGAGACAACGGGGATGCACTGGCACATCCACAAGGGAGGAGCGGGGCATTTTTCGGAGTCAAGACGCGCGAAAGAACCCATGGACGTGGCAGTTGTCCTTGGCACAGATCCGCTGACCATATTCTCGGCTGTCGCACCACTGCCTGACGGGATCGACGAGTTTTCATTTCAGGGAATCATATCTAAGAAGCGCCTGGACCTTGTCAAGGGAATGACGGTTGATCTTGAATACCCGAGGAACGCCGAGATCGTGCTGGAAGGTTATGTAGACCCATCAGAGACAAGAGTTGAAGGCCCTTTTGGAGACCATACCGGATATTATTCTCTTGAAGAGGAATTCCCGGTATTTCACATCCGAAAAATCATTGAGAGAAAGAACGCCGTATATCCTACGACCATAGTGGGCAAGCTGTGGCATGAGGATGTCATAATAGGGAAGGCTGTTGAACGTATGTTCCTCCCGGTCATTAAGATGCTTGTGCCGGATATTGTTGACCTTAACACCATGGAGGAAGCCGTATTCCACAATATGGTCATCGTTTCCATC
- a CDS encoding MFS transporter has protein sequence MIDNRTLWAVSISGSIRSIGFGATWPFMAIFFNEDLGVPIIVVGLIFTFSAISSVIFSILGGWIADKFGRRRALMIGGITGVVIYSLISAFIAFHFSLLAIEIAFVLSSVSGSFIFPSSTALVADVTSVAERPIAYGIYRILTNIGWAVGPIMGAYVYNLGVAKIFAIVAAVSLIQFIIIVLFIFDRKTYDNPLKHRVSLITLDRYLILFSLGTFFIMVVATQFSVTLPTYAADHVGIPVSDIGYVFAVNGFVVVLGQYFLSVLFRKFPDIGTMIVGSFFYTVGYLLVGYSGTLLQLMLDMVIITIGEDLVYPTLNTIISKIAPPEKVGRYMGFNSMMNSSARALGPSVGTVFLSIYAFDGPRVWGSIDLFGVTSIIIFLFFGRTIRKMPTRDPTSQAERV, from the coding sequence ATGATAGATAATAGGACACTCTGGGCGGTGAGTATATCTGGTTCTATCCGTTCCATCGGCTTCGGAGCGACCTGGCCGTTCATGGCTATATTTTTCAACGAGGATCTTGGTGTACCCATCATAGTTGTTGGGTTGATATTCACTTTTTCTGCAATATCTTCGGTCATTTTCAGTATATTAGGCGGCTGGATCGCGGATAAATTTGGAAGACGGAGAGCACTGATGATAGGGGGCATAACGGGTGTCGTGATCTATTCCCTTATATCTGCGTTCATAGCATTCCATTTCTCTTTGCTTGCAATTGAAATTGCTTTCGTGCTTTCATCGGTTTCAGGATCATTCATATTCCCTTCTTCAACTGCGCTGGTGGCGGATGTCACGAGCGTGGCAGAACGCCCCATAGCTTACGGGATATACAGAATCCTTACAAACATAGGGTGGGCCGTTGGGCCAATTATGGGGGCGTACGTATACAATCTGGGTGTGGCAAAGATATTTGCAATTGTGGCTGCGGTATCGTTGATTCAGTTCATAATCATAGTACTTTTCATATTTGACCGAAAGACCTATGACAACCCCTTAAAACACAGAGTCAGCCTGATAACACTGGACAGATACCTGATCCTGTTCAGCCTTGGAACTTTCTTCATAATGGTCGTCGCAACGCAGTTCTCAGTGACCCTTCCAACCTACGCCGCAGACCATGTGGGCATACCGGTTTCGGATATTGGTTATGTCTTCGCTGTAAATGGATTCGTTGTTGTTCTTGGACAGTACTTCCTGAGTGTACTGTTCAGGAAGTTCCCAGATATAGGAACAATGATTGTGGGGTCATTTTTTTACACGGTTGGCTATCTTCTTGTAGGCTATTCTGGAACACTTCTTCAGTTGATGCTCGATATGGTCATAATAACCATCGGCGAAGATCTTGTCTATCCCACGCTGAATACTATTATTTCTAAAATAGCCCCACCAGAAAAGGTAGGGAGATACATGGGGTTCAACAGTATGATGAACTCGTCCGCCAGGGCACTTGGTCCATCGGTTGGTACAGTTTTCCTCTCAATATACGCGTTCGATGGACCGAGAGTATGGGGGAGCATAGACCTGTTCGGGGTAACCTCCATCATTATCTTCCTGTTTTTTGGGAGAACCATCAGGAAAATGCCCACAAGGGATCCGACGTCACAGGCCGAACGCGTATAA
- a CDS encoding UbiA-like polyprenyltransferase has translation MPSGKVREIIDYIKLEHTIFDLPLVISGALLAAGPVVLPIKYVLILIAATSARATAMSINRILGRKYDVINPRKRNWSLVRGTLSVRRGVTITLISATIFEISAFFLNTFVFVLSPIVLFLFVTDPPLKRITPWRHIYMGSVIGVGVLAGYLSVIPSFPHTPELYVLFAATSLWIAGFDMIYVIPDVPFDKENNLKTVMTEYGIKRGLNISASVHGVTIALFLSMGFFLHSLVFEIFMIPIAALIVIQHLIIDPSDPGTVRKSFLGANSFIGFIFMIAMVLYAFGL, from the coding sequence ATGCCATCGGGTAAAGTCAGGGAAATCATAGATTACATAAAGCTGGAGCATACAATTTTTGACCTCCCGCTGGTTATAAGTGGCGCTCTGCTTGCAGCCGGTCCTGTGGTACTGCCAATCAAGTATGTTCTTATCCTCATCGCGGCGACTTCAGCCAGGGCAACAGCAATGTCTATCAACAGGATACTTGGCAGGAAATATGACGTGATCAACCCAAGGAAGAGGAATTGGTCGCTAGTACGCGGGACACTTTCCGTAAGAAGGGGGGTAACAATAACCCTAATTTCCGCAACGATTTTTGAAATTTCCGCATTCTTCCTCAACACGTTCGTGTTCGTACTCTCTCCCATAGTGCTATTTCTCTTCGTAACGGACCCGCCCCTCAAGAGAATAACGCCGTGGAGGCATATCTATATGGGATCAGTCATAGGAGTTGGCGTTCTGGCGGGTTATCTTTCGGTAATCCCAAGTTTTCCACATACACCCGAACTCTATGTCCTTTTCGCAGCCACATCGCTATGGATTGCCGGCTTCGATATGATATACGTTATACCTGATGTGCCGTTTGATAAGGAGAACAATCTGAAAACCGTCATGACCGAATACGGAATAAAACGCGGACTCAACATCTCAGCTTCAGTGCATGGCGTAACCATTGCTCTTTTCCTCTCAATGGGCTTCTTCCTTCATTCGCTGGTTTTTGAGATTTTCATGATACCCATAGCGGCGCTCATCGTAATTCAGCACCTGATAATCGATCCAAGTGATCCAGGTACAGTTAGGAAGTCTTTTCTCGGCGCGAATTCTTTCATTGGATTTATTTTCATGATTGCCATGGTATTATACGCGTTCGGCCTGTGA